In the Salvia splendens isolate huo1 chromosome 16, SspV2, whole genome shotgun sequence genome, cttatgaatgacctatcagccagttggatcaacaccctagtactcgacaatctaactcccttcaatcggttatagattgacaaaggcatgacattaatagaagctccaagatcacacattgcatgctcgactttcacatctcctatagttataggcaaagtgaacatacctggatcggccctcttgggcggtagcttctcctgcacaattgcttacgcgatcccttctaccatgatctttccatcctcctgggctttcccggctatgaattccttaatgaatttcccaagtgggggtagcttcacggcttggaggaatggtatagtgacatccaatttcccaaaaattgacaagtagtccaccgggttatcattctttctttttgtaacaaagcggaaagggaatggtttctccccctttttctcttctatcggtcccttagcaaccttcttggaatcttccttgggcaaattcttggtctgagcctccgttctggattctacctcttgatggggttccttcctaaccagtacgttctcgggttcaccccctccacatggcgtctcccccaagaaaaatgggcccttcatccgaggcatggatctcttaagctctccccctatcttcgttccactcggctctccacttggttgtttcggtcgaggtccatcataagtagttcctgacctcaatgtaaccttactcacattcgccttttcgggtatttggactgtggacgggagtttccctgcatttcctcttacttcacccatcgaactggccagttgggccaactgcctattcatcatatccatgtttgCTTTATGTTCCTtttgggcattttgcatcccctgcactacttcgctgaaggtgttgtggaagcactatggtcccgaggaagccacgtgggagttagaagatgaaatgaaagaaaaatttcCCGAGTTATTTATTTGAGACGAATAAATTTCGGGGCAAAATTTCTGTTTAgtggggaaggatgtaacatcccaaactttttgaacctttatatattgatttgaaatttcgatTAAGAAACTTTTGTTCATATGTGGTTAAGTGAATTGCatgaaataattgtcgtgggtgatgtggaatgaagtgattgatattttatattttccaatgtggggaaataattattaggatcatgcatttatatctTTCGAGCCAAGTCATCAGAATGTTCAGCCCTTTTTAATTATTggaatagtatttcatttcttggatttagttaattgctttgggatatttatttatccaaattaaatccaaccCAAATGATCCCTAAATTGTAATACATAAAATTCGAACTCCAGTCTATTACctttgggagtttcgaaaatcccctaattaaaataggaggatgaataatttttctttgatttaattggtgccttgttgactTCTTtctttgaattaaatccaattaaatcatgccacattttatttcttcacccaaattaaataaagagtGGAAATAATCCCTTGGCAATTTCCCTTATATTTTCGGCCCCTACCAcatatttcctacttggagatttaatttattttgttcccttgtttatggaatattcattgtttttatttcctaaattgcggatttatttctctccaagtaaatatcaaataattccttgtttaaattcattcataattttcgaaaattaagcCTTgtataattgtggaatttttatttattagcctatattttattcctccataattaattaattaattaattcatggacttaaacctagactataaataccACCAAAATAAACCCTAGCCACCATTTCCCTCACAATTTTCGTccaccctctccctctctccctttCACACGTTTTTTTCCCCTCCTCTccactctttctctccaaaaatcctccatccaatccttgttcttgcatccattgaagtttattttcaagaatctccgacaaATCGCATCGTTTgttggttctaccgattcgttttgtcaaagaaggtttactggcttcacttttcctcattcttttcatttgaaccatgttcttgaatcctacatgcatgtagtgggtgtaggaatcgtagatcgcaaatttaatcggggggaaaagtgagtttgcttgaaaactttgataaatatgcgttttcaattgatttgtgtgaagtttgatttgaatctttggtgaatgatataagtttatgtgaaaacatgtttaagagagtcttatcaagtatgattgtgtgttataagcatgagaactggtgtttggatgattgagaaggaaaccctaatttagaaattgtgtgtctgttatctgtgatgtaCGACCAATAGCTTCTGATGTATAATTGACTATCAAACGGCCGAATTtagatatgaaaattttactgagtaaatatcaaggtgttttctgtgtctcgtgtaaatTTAAGCCAgttttgtggaaaaatgaatttttgaaaaatgtgtgaagtcgactgcgcaattctgccagaaacgtgtGTTCTCGACCAGAAGGTTTCGTAATCTGTTTGACCGAataaatgacctccgtttgatgtgattcttaaactatgtgaatatttgaagtgtcttctgagtcttgttaaattttcagcctttttgggcattggatgaatttatggtgaatttttccaatgaactgcgcagtgctgtcagaaattgtgtgttccgaccagagagtttattATGTGATaggactgactaaatgacgtgatttcgatgtgaaaattttgatggatgaacttgaatgtgtcctctgtactgtgaccaaaatttagcctCTTTTGAGGTcaggtgaatttatagtgatttttacaaaacggtcgcgcagttttgccagttttctgccttgttaaaatgacacctagtttcaagtctaaaagtattatatgatgcatgtatgtccaaggaacgtgtttaaatgtataaatcacttgtgataagttggaatgtgttacgtgtctttgcacctttgtgacgtatgttgggtagGGGAACTTGAGAAAAACgaagagagagaaaacgataggacatgcatagtaaaatgttgttgtggaaggctgactggtgttgtctttgacaagggtgttgtatactcgtgaactcgaggatcgagagttgctataagttgggttgtgaatttgctaagcgatcgaggtgggctttcttttcaaacctctttacttttccgaaaattattatgtggcgatataagggtggtttaactgttatgtcatgccatgttgtttttattatgagattatgtgcctgatgcctagttcgtatgagtttactccgttaggctatatggctgtgttgtgaaacgaattcgggtctgagtagggctgcaaaccctatcaggctgtgtacactggtgggatcgtgagtcgtccttgctagtcggccggtctcgtgggagaatagtgtggccacacattcgtcgcactgtgatatgatgattgttaATGATGGATTTATGTGAAAAGTGAGGAGATAagttgtctggccagacttgaaatgtttagtgttctcaTGATATTTTTCTTGCTatctaaaactcgagatcactggtatagatgatataattaaattaaaatgttttcggcatgagcctattgagtacatcaagtactcagccctgcatattattttcttatgtgcaggttgagcaggatgttgcggaggatgttgagctagccttaggatgcgtcgtgtcttcatacataggcgtgatccttgactctccctttgaaccttatttccgctgctatgttttttaATCATGTTTCAATACTTAAATCTTTTCGTACTATGTTGAGCATGTTTTGGtcgtgttaggttttaaacgtcTATTTACATTATTGTCTGAAAATGATGTCTTTCACGTGAGTTAGACTacatgtttttcttagaagttgattgggttttaaataactattttctccgctgcttcttttaaaagtgtttatcatatgttgttttatttaatagcaaagttataactttaagcttctttaaaacaaaaagaaaatattttcttcatcctttaagttaattaagttttcaataAAAGTCTACCTTTGCATGTTTGTTCGCGATCGTCGTATTTGTAGCAACCCTAGTATGGGCgatcgtgacagagtggtatcagagttTAGTGTtgcgctctggtccgagagtcttcttttatcttaagtctagattagtgaacccttattgactagtagtgtcatgaaggctcaacatccacagcatcacgctcaaccaatgaaagtgaggtatgttttatttgttgaaagcatgtgagatagatgcatgaaatggaTGACTATATGATATGACTATTGACAAGCTTATACATGTGAATGAACGATATGCATGAGGATGAGTTGTGATGGGATGACTATGTGAGCATGACTGCTACGATAATCTAAGCATGTATTATGTGTGTGAATATGAcgttgtgatagtatgattatgtggaatacgAGTATGAATGACATGATAATTAAACCACGTGTTATGTATATGTGAATATGATattgtgatagtatgattatgtggagacatgagcatgattggcatgatgacttaaatatgtgctatgtgtgtgaaattgttatgacgtaagcatgtgaacataggaagatggCATGTTTTACATGAAAGGTGGAAATTGacgagttgttttgagaatgttgaaattttttgaaaaaaaaaatgagtaatctaaaaatgttgtttcaaacatatatgtgaagtgcatgagtgttttgtttggaatgcaaaaatgtgttatgagttttgaaagatatGCATGGTGTTTGAcatgtaaaaaaaaatggaaaaggattttgtgattgatgttttgcaatattaatgactatttgttctagtggagtttgattaaggaaaaatgtttatgttgtggaaagttgtcggaatttttgaaaaaaaaatatctttgaactttaaatgaaaacatgttagttctttcttttgggaaaatttatTGATCAacggaaaatgttgtgtttatgaatggttcaaaaaaaaaatattttaagtttaaaaaaaattataattaacttttcgtttggaaaatttagCTACgaaagtgtgatgttatgtatgttatgaggtgcgaaatATGATGCGTtgttctatggagtgttttatacgcatgatgaaagttgatgcaaaagtatgttttagtttgagtcaaagcttttactttaaaagtgagatgtcgAAAAAAATTTGGGAACATGTGAAAgtttaaagaaattttgtttctaaagttttgaatataattgtgaagttcgaaagtgttttgctatggaatgagaaaatgtggtgtgtttatcttgaggtatgaatgacgtaaattgtggtagatgatgatctatgagatgatgaattgtgttgtgaacttagagtacctaaaacataagcctagttgaccacgcgaatcgtagttctaagttggaAACTTAACTATTGCTATTCcaagcaatgaaacgtacgagaataggAGAGTtgaggcaaacgcttaagtcaaggtgtgagacaagaagaaccgatgctaaaagatattttcatgcaacgatgagcgatcatactcgcgatttaaattagtatagtgtaatcttgcgtaagtggcaacacgatggagatgatcttcataccctactaaggagcacgaggatgataacaatgtcctacgaggatagtcaGTATGACATGCAAAGGATATTACGAAGATGTAGATTCTGACTACCATTATTAGTGGtaatgacacgaagaatctcagcgcgGAATCCacggttcttagagcgatgttaccagtttcggcttgcgaaagatgaacgaggggtgcgactttaatagctagaacaaactattctaatcaacagttcttacttggattctaagaagttatctttcaggacctttcaaatagccgtgagccCTTGTCGGTTTAACAACTTGTTCCATTCACCCCTTGTAAGTGATGCATAatgtttcttttcctccattgagtcataactcattttcagttcttggaaagtggtgttaccttcataactttggaaaCTTGggttgattgtagtcttctttgacctattatttatacggaccatactttgactttgtgagcctttgctattgaacttcattcctaaggctgcttgcagttatgtccttcaatataatcaggtttcgcagacatgttttctatgggcTATTCTTCTTTGAGATTTCGTTCAGTTTTTCATtttgtcaccatgtctgtgtcaagttctttcttacatagtgaaattctttttggttcagttccactatGTGTATCCTTTCAATATTAGAACACTTCTTTCTACAACgcgaagttaaggcctacattttataCCTTGCCTtgacaaacttaatccacttgattgtTTCgaaagcccctttgactttggttgcctttcacaaacttatgaacccattgatgtgattctaccattccatattatgattttcgttgaaccatgatcagtaccatTTTGTGACAattgcctacatttctcaatactcatgcaactgatcattctTTTTCTCAACCCtataagtcattatccattgatgtgtggacctttcaaattCGGTCGAACAACAGAATTATCTTGTTTGGTATCCTACCATGAGAATTGAGCTCCAATTCGATtccatcatatattcatatcttATGTTCCTTCAAGCCCCGTGGGGATGATtataaccaattgttacaattcgaaatcggttcatatccaagctaAGAATGTTTGAGTATATTTTTGACTTCGTGATTCATATTCTGATTAAGAAactttcagcagtgttgctacactttTGAAATCATTtgatatccaagttaagactgtttgataaAATTTTGAGTTCTTGATACACATTCTGAGTTCTTGATGCGACATTGCATGgagaggcaaatttcttttcgagcacctagcaaagagccgactatctcGTATGGAATTTCCATGAACAGACGAACCTCAGTAATATCTGTcttgcaagcaaccacgatgataagaaaagagCGTCCGGCATATCTTGTATATCTTAACGGAGAGGAAAAGAGGggagttgaaagtggaagacgtggaagtagtacgagactttcccgatgtgttccctAAAACCTTACCTGGACCACCGCCCGACAGACAAATGGAGTTTACAATTGACTTAGAACCCGGATTTGTGCCAGTGGCGAAGGCACCGTACCGAATGGcccccctaaagagttggcagaattgaagattcagttgcaaggactgttagacttgggttttattcgacctagtgtgtcaccgtggggagcaccagtgttgttttatttaatagcaaagttataactttaagcttctttaaaacaaaaagaaaatgttttcttcatcctttaagttaattaagttttcaataAAAGTCTACCTTTGCATGTTTGGTCGCAATCGTCGCAACGCAGTGCTGTcggaaattttatgttccgaccagagagtttattATGTGATAGGACTGaataaatgacgtgatttcagtgtgaaaattttcatggatgaacttgaatgtgtcctctatattgtgaccaaaatttagcttcttttgaggtcgggtgaatttatagtgatttttacaaaactgtcgcgcagttctgccaattttctgccttgttaaaatgacacctagtttcaagtttaaaagtattatatgatgcacgtatgtccaaggaacgtgtttaaatgttgaaatcacttgtgataagttggaatgtgttacgtgtgtctttacacctttgtgacgtatgttgggttggggaatttgagagaaaacgataggacatgcatagtaaaatgttgttgtggaaggctgacttgtgttgtcgttgacaagggtgttgtgtactcgtgaactcgaggatcgagagttgctataagttgggttgtgaatttgctaagcgatcgaggtgggctttcttttcaaacctctttacttttccgaaaattattatgtggcgatataagggtggtttaactgttatgtcatgccatgttgtttttattatgagattgtgtgtctgatgcctagttcgtatgagtttactccgttaggctatatggctgtgttgtgaaacgaattcgggtctgagtagggctgcaaaccctatcaggctgtgtacactggtgggatcgtgagccgtcctcgctagtcggccggtctcgtgggcgaatagtgtggccacactttcgtcgtactgtgatatgatgattgtgaatgatggattgatgtgaaaagtgaggagataaattgtctggccagacttgaaatgttttgtgTTCTCGTAATATTTTTCTTGCTatctaaaactcgagatcactggtatggatgacataattaaattaaaatgttttcggcatgagcccattgagtacatcaagtactcagccctgcatattattttcttatgtgcaggttgagtagGATGtcgcggaggatgttgagctagccttaggatgcgtcgtgtcttcatacataggcgtgatccttgactctccctttgaaccttatttccgctgctatgtttttgaATCATGTTTCAATACTTAAATCTTTTCGTTCTATGTTGAGCATGTTTTGGtcgtgttaggttttaaacgtcTATTTACATTATTGTCTGAAAATGATGTCTTTCACGTGAGTTAGACTacatgtttttcttagaagttgattgggttttaaataactattttctccgctgcttcttttaaaagtgtttatcatatgatgttttatttaatagcaaagttataactttaagcttctttaaaacaaaaagaaaatattttcttcatcctttaagttaattaagttttcaataAAAGTCTACCTTTGCATGTTTGGTCGCGATCGTCGTATTTGTAGcaaccctagtatgggcggtcgtgacgtttatgcatgtgaatgaatgatatgcataaggatgagttgtaatggaatgaatatatgagcatgattggcttGATAACTTAAGCATGTACTATGTGCgtaaatatgatgttgtaatagcatgaTTGCGAGGAATACGAGTATGATTGACGTGATAATTAAGACATGTATTGTATGTACAAAAGTGATATTGGTAAGGAATGATTGCGTGTGAGCATGAACTTTGTGATGTTTTGAATGTGTAACATATGCGAAAATACTACAACGATAGCATGCAAAGATATGAAACGTTAAGACAACGACAAACTTTCAAACTACGCGACCAACTTAAGAACCTTTTCAAGCGAACAATAATACAATTTGGTGTTTTAAAAGAAACTTTCGTCTTTACGTAGATGGTACGAACGAAACGAACCGCGCTTAAGAGCAGTCAGTATAGTGCCAGAATGCGACAAGCGATATACGATTACGACCActatgagagagaggaaggcaaAGCCTTGAGAGAGGTTGTCGCCCGTTTTGAAACCCTATGGCGAGACGTCTGCGGGTATCATGTATCGGCCTATGGAGGCATAAGAAGGCTAATTGAGTTGATGCCCAACAATTGGGAATCTTGGATGGAAATAACAGCCAGTCGGTTCACGTGGTACGAACCAAGAAACCAGATGATGGCCGGCGACATAAAAGGTTTCCTGAAGGCCCTAACGTgtgctttgattgactcacgttccgAGCGACCACCGTCGACAGAAGAAGGGAAAGATGAAACAGTATGGGAAGACAAAGACGTGATCGAGGTTAAACCCACGGCAGAAAGAGAAGCAGTACCACAAAAAGGGATGGTTCCGGGTTTTGAGGATGATTATGTGGAAGATAGGATGGATATCGAAGAAGCCCTCCGCATGGCTGACGAGTATCACGTAGAAGAGGACCCGGAGGAATGagaagacccggaagaggaagaggacccggaagaggaagagtATAACGATGGATAGTAGATGCCGTTTTATTTTCTTAAGTTGTTATGACGATGGCAGTAGTACCTCTTTGTTTCCAAACGAGTACTATGTTTTTCCTTTCCACATTATCTATGGAAGTTCCACTTTTCGCATAACTTTACGTGCTTGTGTTTTATCATATCGTACGCGTGCATGAAAGTGGTGATGTTTTAATAACGATGTTCTCACAACGATGCTAACCTGTGTTTTAGATCAACATGCCCCCaagacgtagacgtggtccGCATGTGGAGAACAACGTGGGGGAACAAACAGAGGGAGGTGTCGGGAatccacccccgcctccaccaccacctctaccccaacCTAACGAAAGGGAGTACATCAAGGCCTTTCGGAAAGAGAACCCACCCAAGTTCGATGGATTGGGAGAGCCCCTGAAGGCGGATGCATGGGTACGCGACATTGAGCGTGTCTTTGAGTTTATGGGATGCACAGATAGGGAACGCCTGGCCTGCGTGACGTATCAGCTGACAGGACCCGCTGATTTTTGGTGGGAAACCAAGAAGAGAACCATGGACCCCGCTCGCCGTGAGGCGCTTACTTGGGAAGAGTTTAAGGAAGAAGTTTACAATAAGTATGTTCCCATGAGTTATCGGCGGGCGAAGGTAGTGGAGTTCCACGCTTTAAAACAAGGAAGTATGACGGTCACGGAGTACGACCGCGCCATATGTGAGATGACTCGTTATGCGCCAGAATTGGTGGATACAGATGAGAAGATGGCTGCGAAGTTCCGTTCCGGCCTTAGGCCCGAGATAAGGGTAGCTGTGGCCAGTCGCaggggaattccttattccgaggtgttgggctgtgccttagatgtggaggaagcactgcccaagaatgagaggacAACAAACCCTACCCCATCTGCACCCCCGGTGAACTTTAGAGACAAAaggaagtgggagggaaaccgagctccttttgaCAATAAGAGGCGCTTCTTCACTTTTCGGCAACCGCAGAATCATGGGCACCAAATTATGCCACAGCAGAGGGGAAACCCGCAGAGGACACCCTACTGTAGTCGGTGCTCCAAGCATCATGTTGGGGAGTGCCGAGTTGGAGGCATTCGGTGTTACGCCTGCAGTGGAAACgggcacatgtctcgagagtgcccaaacaacaacaaaggtGGAGTGAAGAATGGGCAAGGACAGAGACCACCACAACAGCTtcaaccaatccgacaagtggccccacagcaAGCAAGGGCATATGCTCTAAGGGGAAATTAAGAGCAGGAACCCCAAGCCATCAAGGGCAAGGAGAATTTGATAGGtatgggaaagctccaacaacttCCTATTATCgtgctgtttgatacgggtgcttcgcattcttttatttcaatgtcatgtgtgaatgccttagaactcgTTACTGCTAAGCTTGAACCAAAATTGAATGTgtcttcaccggttggaggattgattgacattgtgagaacttgctcgaacctagagtttgtgttaggagaactaggggtagtggcccaacttttacacgttatgcctttggagaatgtagatataatcttgggaatggattggcttaccgagaaccacgcaacgattcactgtaaagagagacagatttcttttcaagccccgggcgaagaACCGACTACCTTGTacgggatctccatgaaccgacgaacctccataatttCCGCTTTGCAAGCAACTACTATGATAAGAAAGGGACGTCCTGCGTATCTAGTGTACTTaattggagaggaaaagaaggagttgaaagtggaagacgtggcaatAGTGCGAGCTTTTCTCGATGTGTTCTCcgaagctttgccaggaccgccacccgacagacaggtggagttcaccattgatttggaaccagggtcagcgccagtatcgaaggcgccataccgaatggcccctaaggagttggccgagttaaAGGTTcggttgcaagaactgttagacttgggttttattcgacccagCGTGTCAtcatggggagcgccagttctgttcgttaagaagaaggacggaacgatgaggatgtgcatcgactatcgtgagcttaacaagatgaccttgaagaata is a window encoding:
- the LOC121770459 gene encoding uncharacterized protein LOC121770459 translates to MPPRRRRGPHVENNVGEQTEGGVGNPPPPPPPPLPQPNEREYIKAFRKENPPKFDGLGEPLKADAWVRDIERVFEFMGCTDRERLACVTYQLTGPADFWWETKKRTMDPARREALTWEEFKEEVYNKYVPMSYRRAKVVEFHALKQGSMTVTEYDRAICEMTRYAPELVDTDEKMAAKFRSGLRPEIRVAVASRRGIPYSENHGHQIMPQQRGNPQRTPYCSRCSKHHVGECRVGGIRCYACSGNGHMSRECPNNNKGGVKNGQGQRPPQQLQPIRQVAPQQARAYALRGN